The DNA region ATGTAACTGGTAAACATTCGTTTCCAGAACAAGTCATCAAACGACATCCGCTGCGCATCATTCTGACGGTTATACACGAAGTGGTTTTGTAAGATGTATCTCAACTCAGGGAAATATAACCAGAACAATGTACGCACGCCGGTTACAGCTTTTGTAGCAGGATCGATAGAGTAAATAATCGGTGCAATACCAATAATACGAACGTCTAAAACAGAGCGTTGTTTATCGAAAAACCAATCCTCCTTCAATTCCCAGGCAATGATATCTTTGGAAGTAATCCAAACCGTATCTGCCGGTGGATAAACAGGGTTACCTGCTCCATCCAATGAGTCCATTGTACCTCCCATACCATCAGAAACCTGATAAGCATTGGTAGATTGAGAAACGTCTTGTACCAAGAGGTTTTGAACGTCTTTCAGATAGGTGGGACTACTTTGATTTAAAGGAAATAGAAACTGGTCAGCACCAAAATCTGCTTCATTCAGATCCTTTGCATTAAGATTCAAAGGTTGATAAACTGTGAGCTCTCCTTTAAGCATCCAGAACATCATTACGTCGAATAATGACATACGATCTGTAAGAGGCTTTAAAGGATAGTAGAGCGGGAAATTAATTTTCTCGCGTAAGTCGATCACTCTCCAGATGCGTTTTTCCCACATCACGTCAGCCTCACGCAAATGCGTGTACTGAATGAGTTTTTTGGTCGGAATGTGCTCTTTCACGTAAACACCATCCAACACGTTCTGCGCCATCGACGATGAAGCGATGATAAGCGCAATTCCAATCAATATCGATCTCATAACTCTCATAATTTATCTGCCTTTCAACTATTACTTGATGATGAATGCAAGTGGTGATACTTTCAATTTAGTTCCACCAGGACCTACACACTCAATCGCTGTAAAGGAAACACTCATTCCTGAAGAAAGACCGTTTAACAAGCCTTGCATTTTAGGTGTTAATGCACCGCTGGTAGTGGTTTCACGAATTGGTGTTCCTTTTACCATAACAACCATTGTAAAGGAAGTTACACGGAAAGAAACTTTTGTAGGGTCAAGTGGTACTGAAGGATCATACGCTACACGTACACCTGCGTTCGAGTTTGCTTTAAGGTCAGCCTTACTAATGTTACCCTCAGAGGAAGGAATACTTCCAAGGTAAGAAGAAGGCTTCGGAAGCTGTTTTACTACAAAGGTTGGACCAGAAAGTGATTTACTTCCGCCACCGTCAGTTTTAACGGTTATGGACGATTGTACTTTCTTACCAATCATTCCAACTGGAGCTTTAACGGAAAACTTACCGCCACCTTTTGAACCAACTGCTAATCCTGGTAAATTCAGGTTAACACGATCCTGAGGATACCCGGATGCAGATGCAGAGAAAGTGTGCTCATAGTTTGCGTAAACTACAAGGAAGTCCTCATTAGCAATTACACCTGTAGGTTCTCCAACTTCATATTGGTATTTCCAAGGTTTCCACTTCTCTTCTCCTTTTTCTTTTACAGAAATCAGACCATAAGCTGTATATGCTCCTGGAGTAGTTCCGCGAACGGAAATTTTTCCAATTTGTTCTTTGTAATTAGCCGGATTCGAATCGTTAATTCCAAAACGAATTTTAGGAACTTCTGTCGAGTCATAGGCTGCA from Flavobacteriales bacterium includes:
- the gldN gene encoding gliding motility protein GldN — encoded protein: MRSILIGIALIIASSSMAQNVLDGVYVKEHIPTKKLIQYTHLREADVMWEKRIWRVIDLREKINFPLYYPLKPLTDRMSLFDVMMFWMLKGELTVYQPLNLNAKDLNEADFGADQFLFPLNQSSPTYLKDVQNLLVQDVSQSTNAYQVSDGMGGTMDSLDGAGNPVYPPADTVWITSKDIIAWELKEDWFFDKQRSVLDVRIIGIAPIIYSIDPATKAVTGVRTLFWLYFPELRYILQNHFVYNRQNDAQRMSFDDLFWKRMFTSYIKKESNIYDRKIVDYTSGVDALLESEKIKDGMADFEHDVWDL